One Alphaproteobacteria bacterium genomic window carries:
- a CDS encoding NAD(P)H-binding protein → MDSSGNRILVTGVPGQFGGVGSAIIEMLRRRDLPVRAFVRHEDQRTDALRASGVEVVVGDLTQVRDIANALSGCRRMYFGMSVSPRYLEVTANIAAVAREHTGL, encoded by the coding sequence ATGGATTCCTCGGGTAATCGCATTCTCGTCACAGGCGTACCGGGACAGTTCGGCGGAGTGGGCAGCGCTATCATAGAGATGCTTCGCCGCCGTGACCTTCCGGTTCGTGCGTTTGTCCGCCATGAAGACCAGCGTACGGACGCACTACGGGCGAGTGGGGTCGAGGTCGTTGTAGGCGACCTTACCCAGGTTCGAGATATTGCTAATGCATTATCGGGCTGCCGGCGCATGTACTTTGGCATGAGCGTGTCGCCGCGCTATTTAGAGGTCACTGCCAACATCGCCGCTGTGGCACGCGAGCACACCGGCCTG
- a CDS encoding UPF0758 domain-containing protein, translating to MDERTNTPERPHYLGHRQRLRERFERAGADALPDYEFLELLLCLVIPRGDVKPLAKNILARFGSLAGAMSAERDELASTAGIGVATVHMLKLVHAAGLRIGREEVMSSFVIRKNVCFPKVI from the coding sequence ATGGACGAACGAACGAACACGCCCGAGAGGCCCCATTACCTCGGCCACCGCCAGAGGTTGAGAGAACGCTTCGAACGCGCTGGTGCCGACGCCCTGCCGGATTATGAGTTCCTTGAGCTACTGCTCTGCCTCGTTATCCCGCGCGGCGATGTCAAACCGCTCGCGAAGAACATCCTGGCGCGTTTCGGCAGCCTCGCGGGCGCGATGTCCGCGGAGCGGGACGAGCTTGCCTCGACAGCTGGAATCGGTGTGGCCACCGTTCACATGCTCAAACTCGTGCATGCCGCCGGCCTTCGGATCGGCCGCGAGGAGGTCATGTCCTCATTTGTGATTAGGAAAAATGTTTGTTTTCCGAAGGTTATATAA
- the map gene encoding type I methionyl aminopeptidase has translation MEHTSRTHPEESRIKIHLPEHFEGMRKAGRLAADTLDFITPFVKPGVSTAELDRLCHDFITSHHAVPAPLNYRGFPRSICTSVNHVVCHGIPSEDKILVSGDILNIDVTTILDGWHGDTSRMYEVGESKLKARRLIDVTYEAMMRGIAVVQPGATTGDIGHAIQTFAEANRYSVVRDFCGHGLGRIFHDAPSILHFGDPGEGVVLREGMFFTVEPMINAGKYAVKVLGDGWTAVTKDRSLSAQFEHSVGVTADGHEIFTLSSKDWHKPPYA, from the coding sequence ATGGAGCACACATCCCGGACCCATCCCGAGGAGAGCCGGATCAAGATCCACCTGCCCGAGCATTTCGAGGGGATGCGCAAGGCGGGACGGCTTGCGGCGGACACCCTCGACTTCATCACGCCCTTCGTCAAACCGGGTGTTTCGACCGCCGAGCTCGATCGTCTTTGCCACGACTTCATCACGAGCCACCATGCGGTGCCGGCACCGCTCAATTATCGCGGCTTTCCACGTTCGATCTGCACATCGGTCAATCACGTGGTTTGCCACGGCATTCCGTCCGAGGACAAAATCCTCGTCTCGGGCGACATTCTCAATATCGACGTCACCACCATCCTCGACGGCTGGCACGGCGACACGAGCCGCATGTACGAGGTTGGCGAAAGCAAGCTCAAGGCGCGTCGGCTCATCGACGTGACGTATGAGGCGATGATGCGCGGCATTGCCGTGGTGCAGCCGGGGGCGACCACGGGCGACATCGGTCATGCGATCCAGACTTTTGCGGAGGCCAATCGGTATTCCGTCGTGCGCGATTTCTGTGGCCACGGCCTTGGGCGTATTTTCCACGATGCGCCGAGCATCCTGCACTTCGGCGACCCCGGCGAGGGCGTTGTCCTCCGCGAGGGCATGTTCTTCACGGTCGAGCCCATGATCAACGCCGGCAAATATGCCGTGAAGGTGCTGGGCGACGGTTGGACGGCGGTCACGAAAGATCGCTCGCTGTCTGCGCAATTCGAGCATTCGGTGGGCGTCACGGCCGATGGCCATGAAATCTTCACCCTTTCCTCCAAGGACTGGCATAAGCCGCCTTACGCCTGA
- the sfsA gene encoding DNA/RNA nuclease SfsA yields MRFPSPLIRGRLIKRYKRFLADVELEDGTVTTVHCPNPGGMIGLDAPGSEIWLSRAVNPNRKLPLTFELIRIQGGFVGINTGHPNRLVEEAIGVDLIAELTGYPTLRREVRYGESSRIDLLLEGAGRPNCYVEVKNVHLKRDPRPHGGPAEFPDAVTKRGAKHLVEMSREVVGGARAVMVYVVQRADCESFRIATDIDPAYHKALIDAMAHGVEAICYSCNVSPEAIELTGRLPIELD; encoded by the coding sequence ATGCGGTTTCCGAGTCCCCTCATTCGTGGCCGGCTCATCAAGCGCTACAAGCGCTTTCTGGCGGACGTGGAGCTCGAGGACGGTACCGTCACGACGGTGCACTGCCCCAATCCCGGCGGCATGATCGGCCTCGATGCACCGGGATCCGAGATATGGCTATCGCGCGCGGTCAACCCGAACCGAAAGCTTCCGCTCACGTTCGAACTGATACGAATCCAGGGCGGTTTCGTCGGCATCAACACGGGCCATCCTAATCGCTTGGTCGAGGAGGCGATCGGTGTCGACCTTATCGCCGAGCTCACGGGATATCCGACGCTCCGGCGGGAGGTTCGGTACGGGGAAAGCTCCCGCATTGACCTGTTGCTTGAAGGGGCTGGGCGACCTAACTGTTACGTCGAAGTGAAGAACGTGCATTTGAAGCGTGATCCCAGGCCGCACGGCGGGCCGGCGGAGTTTCCGGATGCCGTGACCAAGCGAGGGGCCAAGCATCTTGTGGAAATGAGCCGGGAAGTCGTCGGGGGGGCGCGGGCGGTGATGGTCTATGTCGTGCAGCGTGCCGACTGCGAGAGCTTCCGCATCGCCACGGACATCGACCCGGCCTATCACAAGGCCCTCATCGACGCGATGGCGCATGGCGTCGAAGCAATATGCTACTCTTGCAATGTTTCGCCGGAAGCCATTGAATTGACGGGCCGGCTTCCAATCGAGCTTGACTGA
- a CDS encoding molybdopterin-binding protein has translation MSNPAPASKIVTAAVLIIGNEILSGRTKDANLPYLAVELDKIGVRLMEARVVADIGERIVEAVNALRHRYDYVFTTGGIGPTHDDITAENIAKAFGVPLLRHPEAVRILARQYKDPRDLNEARLRMANVPEGGVLIDNPVSAAPGFRIGNVLVMAGVPSIMQAMFQGVKHSLVGGAPVRSRTVSTNLPEGKIAQGLSALQDKHSDIEIGSYPFYRLGKFGVSLVLRGVELGAVDRTADELKAMLIELGGEILDDANG, from the coding sequence ATGTCCAATCCCGCGCCCGCCTCGAAGATCGTCACCGCGGCCGTCCTCATCATCGGCAATGAAATCCTTTCGGGCCGAACCAAGGACGCCAATCTTCCCTATCTGGCCGTCGAGCTTGACAAGATCGGCGTGCGGCTCATGGAGGCGCGCGTGGTTGCGGACATAGGCGAGCGGATCGTCGAAGCCGTGAATGCGCTTCGCCATCGCTACGACTATGTCTTCACGACGGGCGGCATCGGCCCGACGCATGATGACATCACGGCGGAAAACATCGCCAAGGCGTTTGGCGTGCCACTCTTGCGTCACCCGGAGGCGGTCAGGATTCTGGCGCGGCAATATAAGGACCCGCGCGATCTCAATGAGGCGCGGCTCAGGATGGCGAACGTGCCGGAAGGCGGGGTGCTGATCGACAATCCCGTGAGTGCCGCACCCGGATTTCGAATCGGCAACGTCCTTGTGATGGCGGGTGTCCCCTCGATCATGCAGGCCATGTTTCAGGGCGTTAAGCACAGCCTTGTCGGCGGCGCTCCCGTGCGCTCGCGCACGGTTTCGACGAACCTGCCCGAAGGCAAGATCGCCCAGGGACTCTCGGCACTCCAAGACAAGCATTCGGACATCGAAATCGGCAGCTATCCATTTTATCGCCTTGGCAAGTTCGGCGTGAGCCTTGTCCTTCGGGGGGTGGAGCTGGGGGCGGTCGACCGGACCGCGGACGAGCTCAAGGCGATGCTGATAGAACTCGGTGGGGAAATCCTCGACGACGCGAACGGTTGA